The Humulus lupulus unplaced genomic scaffold, drHumLupu1.1 SCAFFOLD_714, whole genome shotgun sequence genome has a segment encoding these proteins:
- the LOC133811813 gene encoding uncharacterized protein LOC133811813 produces METFYNGLNAASRMVLDASANGAILSKTYNEAFEILERIASNNYQWSNTRAPTCRKVAGVLEVDALTALIAQMASMTNILKNMSMGGNVQPAAAIQSAEVSCVYCGDGHTFENCPSNLASVFYVGNQNSNRNNNPYSNTYNPSWRHHPNLSWGGQGASSSGAPTQGKQSYPPGFSQQPRPQQPHSPQGSQTSSLENLMRDYMAKNDVVIQSQAASLRNLEIQLGHLANDLKNRPQGSLPSDTENPRRDGKEQCKAINLRSGKNMEVNEEKTKGSKEPTSIQTEGETSKKPASAAVEFSPIETASGQHSTIEKTLHKPPPPFPQRFKKTAARWPIQEVFGCFEAAPYQHSLGGSFGANAQLCKVFERHFDKKEEAW; encoded by the coding sequence ATGGAGACATTTTACAATGGTCTCAATGCAGCCTCTCGAATGGTATTGGATGCTTCAGCCAATGGAGCCATTCTTTCCAAGACTTATAACgaagcatttgagattttggaaagaaTAGCAAGCAACAACTACCAATGGTCAAATACTAGAGCTCCTACATGCCGAAAAGTAGCGGGTGTTCTTGAAGTAGATGCTCTAACCGCTCTAATCGCTCAAATGGCCTCAATGACCAACATTTTAAAGAACATGAGTATGGGAGGAAATGTACAGCCAGCTGCTGCCATTCAAAGTGCAGAAGTATCATGTGTGTATTGTGGGGACGGGCATACTTTTGAGAATTGCCCTTCAAATCTAGCTTCGGTCTTCTATGTGGGTAATCAAAACTCCAATCGCAACAACAACCCATATTCGAACACTTACAATCCATCATGGAGGCATCATCCAAATCTGtcatgggggggtcaaggagcaagttcaagtGGAGCACCAACACAAGGAAAACAGTCATATCCACCGGGATTTTCTCAACAACCAAGACCTCAACAACCACACTCACCTCAAGGCTCTCAAACAAGTTCTTTGGAGAATTTAATGAGAGATTATATGGCCAAGAATGACGTAGTAATTCAAAGCCAGGCAGCTTCTCTTCGGAATTTGGAAATTCAATTGGGGCATTTAGCTAATGACTTGAAAAATCGACCCCAAGGTTCTTTGCCAAGTGACACCGAGAATCCAAGGAGGGATGGCAAAGAACAATGCAAGGCAATCAATCTACGAagtgggaaaaatatggaagtgaaTGAGGAGAAAACAAAGGGCAGCAAGGAGCCTACTTCAATCCAAACCGAAGGGGAAACGAGTAAAAAACCAGCAAGTGCAGCTGTTGAATTCTCCCCAATTGAAACAGCATCGGGTCAGCATTCTACTATAGAAAAGACTTTACACAAGCCACCTCCGCCATTTCCTCAACGATTCAAAAAAACAGCAGCAAGATGGCCAATTCAGGAAGTTTTTGGATGTTTTGAAGCAGCTCCATATCAACATTCCCttggtggaagctttggagcAAATGCCCAATTATGTAAAGTTTTTGAAAGACATTTTGACAAGAAAGAGGAGGCTTGGTGA